From Solanum lycopersicum chromosome 4, SLM_r2.1:
GTCAACGTTCCGTTGGCATAGTATTCATGCAACAGAAGAACGACATCTTCATAGATTCCAAACCCGATAGGACGAGCAAGATTATCATGAACGAGCTTACTAAGCTTTTCAAGCTCTCTGATCATCTTACTCTGGTGATGAATTATAGTTTGGTCCATTGACTTAAGCTTCTTCACCGACAAAATCATCCCGGAAGGCATGTCTGCTTTATAGACAGTGCTGAATGTACCAACACAAATCTTATTCGAGTCTTTCATGACTGCCTTTACAACTGCATCAAAATCAATTGCTTGCTTTAGATTGTCAACAAAGACGTTTCCCGCTAGTATCACTGGTTTGCTAGAAATTTCATCAATGGTATTTCCAGCTGCTTCCTTGGCAGCTTTCTCTTGTTTCTCCCTCATCATGAACAGCAAAACAACCACTGTGACACATACAAAAACTGCCAAACCAGAACCGATAACAGCCAAAACGATTCGGTAAGAGACCTTGTGACCGTAAACGCTGTGGTCATAACCATTTAAATCTCCACAACCACCACTCAAAGGATCACCACAGAGATCTTTGTTTCCAAGAAAACTTGAATTAGGACTTTTCTGAAATGGTGCAAAGGTAGGTATTGGACCAGTGAATTGGTTGCTCGAAAAATCAACCTctatcaaactttgcatgcccTTCAATGCCGGTGGAATATTTCCAGAGAGCTGATTATCAGATACATCTAAAGAAACCAACTTGTCGAGTTTTCCTAAATCCTGAGGCAATTTTCCGTGGAGACGATTATGACTCAAATTCAACGAAATCTGCAAGTTCTTCATATGACCAATCTCAGGAGGGATACTTCCAGTAAGTTCATTACTCCCCATTTCCAACTCAAGCAACTTTACACAATTCCCTATCTCATAAGGTATCTCCCCTCGAATCGAGTTCTCCCCCAACAGCAAATACTGCAATCTGGACGTATTGCAGATATCTGCCGGTAGGGTACCATTGAACTTGTTGTTGCTTAAGTCAAGCTTATTGAGATTCTTGCACTTAAGAACTGAAGTTGGAATCTCTCCATAAAGGTTATTACCAGAAACAATCAATTCTTGCAAACTGTTAAGCTGACCAAACTCAGGAGGAATAGTTCcattaaactcatttgaagCTAAATTAAGAAGAGTGAGATTCAAGCACTTCGCGAACTCGGTGACAATTTCACCAGACAAACTATTATTATCTGCTTCAAAATAAGTAAGACTACTGATATTCCCAATTGATTTAGGGATACCTCCAATCAACTTGTTATTCCCAATTCTAATACTAGAAAGTCTTTTACAATCCCCAATCGAATAAGGAATCGTTCCGGTCAACTTATTCTGAGTTAGAACAAGAAATTCAAGATTCCCATTAGCACAAATGCTCTCAGGAATAGTACCTTCAAGCTGGTTTGAGTGAAGGTTCAACAAAGAAAGATCAGAGTACAATCCTAAGTTAACAGGAACGTCTCCACTAAACTCATTCTCATAAGCAGCAAAAACCTTAAGATTGGTCAAATTACCAATCCACATTGGGATAGAACCATTCAAGTTGTtagtaaatatttgaaaatcttgCAAATTCTCTAACCCCTCAAGCTCATCAGGTATAGCTCCAGTAAGCCAGTTTTTCGAAAGGTTTAATGCCTTAAGGCTTCTGAGCTTACCTAATTCACTAGGAATTGAGTTTCCAAACTTGTTAAAAGACAAATCAAGATATTGAAGCTCAGGTAACTTCCCAAATGCAAATGGAATAGAACCTTGGAAGTTATTATTAGAAAGGTCCAGCCACTTTAAACCTTTGAGCTCAGATATTAGAGTTACATTACCTTGTAATCTAAAACCAGAAAGATCAAGTCTTTCCACCATTGTACTGTTTGAGCTGCAAATAACTCCATGCCAAGAGCAGAAATCAGTTGTGTTCATCACACCCCATCCAGGTACTGATAGCTCTTTCCCAATTGCTTCCACTACTTGCTGATCATGAAAAACTAACTGGGAATTCCCAAGTTGGAATCTTGATGACAAACCAACTAGAAAAAACACAGTTAACAGAAAGCTCAATATTGCCATTCTTGAGTTGttgtttttttcaagaaaacaccttttcttcaatttcttccTCCTTCTCCCTCCAAAATAACCAGACAGAACAATCAAGAATCCATTGATGACATTAAGGGGTGTGAAAAAGGCGTTTACAGTgaaaaagattgaatctttgaGATGGTTATGAGGTTGTCTACAAAGAAAACACcttttcttcaacttcttcttccttttcccaTCACATGAAACTTTCTGTAGAATTGGAGATTGTGGGGGTGGGGTGTAGAAGACAGAAAGGGGGGTTTAGAGTGTAAAAGAAATGCTTAAGAAATGTGAGGGAGTATTCCATATGAGGAATCTTGAAAATGGTAAATAACCAAAAGGCTAAGAAGCCCTTAAATTTAGGAAACAGGAGTACTATATATATCTAAGAAGAAGCCATatcaagaaatgaagaaaaccATTGTGTTTGTGTgtagaagaagaaaacatagaAAGAAACAAAACACTAAAAAACAGGAGGACACAGAAAACCTGGGACTAGGCTAGAAGATAGACTAGCTGAGCTGAAACAAAATAGTACCACTACAGTATTAaggaattaaaaaaactaaaataattgttattaCTAGTACTTTTTAGATTAGATTAAGCTAgtagaagaacaaaaaaattggGTTTTCAAAGGACAAACATAAAGAGGTTTGTGGGGGTAAGgggtaggggggggggggtacaATGTTGATTATGTAACTGATTTTCAGGGGCCAGGTGGTTTTTTCTCTGAATTAAGTAAAGGGAAAGTGTGTTGGGTAATTTGAAAGGGGAAGGCTTGAATATATACCGAATTTTGATAAAAgacttatttatttcattagttaaaagtttgatccgtctatattttttttaattaataaataatgatataaacaaattttttcttaaacaaaaataatataaatgaatcaaatttttaaagaacgatatattttaatttttcaaagttcGATGACATCTATTGAGTTTTTTTCCTATTTGAAAAGAGGAGTTGTGAGTAGTATTACAACTACAAAGTGATCAACTCAAATAAGTAAATCTTCTCTAAACGATCCCTATTTAAAGTTCATAGTTTGACTGACTTAAATTTGTTATAGAATTAAAttgctttttttaaataaaaaaaaacactcaaaAGGAGAGGTGTGAAGTCACTCGActgaaagaagagaaagaaaaactaaCGTTTTGGATATTGGAGTTTTCGCCCAACCTAAGTTAGGTGGTCGTGAGATTGTAGCTTGCTACTGAAAAACGTTGCTAGGCTAGCGCGGCTCGCTTCGCTCTTCAAGCTCCGTCCCCCTTACTCAACCTCAACATGTATAAAAAagtcttttctccttttctaaATAAGGTAAGTTTTGAAGCCGTAGCTTGCTGGTTTTTCCATCATCCAATCCACAACAAATCGAAGGAAATCTGGCaaaaaagaagtgaaactttaaaattttaaatttcgaCTCAAATTTGAATATCTAGTTAAGATAAGAATGAAAGGATCTTGAATTTGCAACAGTGGGCTCATTATGAAATTAAAGCACTCTTAAATTCTCTATTCTAATCTGAAAATTCTAGGTTCATGACTCGGTGTTCGAATTCAAACctctaattaagaataaaagaatttaaaatttccttTAAATAGACTCATCTATGAAAGGATTCTCTATTGCTGTTTGAATTCAAACctctaattaaaaatgaaatatctcAATTTTGCAACATGTAAACTCATTGTGATGTTAAAATGCTCTCTATGAATTAGAAAATCTCCAACTCTAACTTAAAATTCTCAATATTGTCGTGAATCTGATCTAGGTAGATCAAAGTGCACAAGTAGCTGCTAAATTGTTGAATTTGACTTTTATTATAGGAAGAAATAGGAAACCTATGTTTATTAAGATTGAACATTTAAACAAGAATGCAAGGATTACATATCCGCCACAAGTAAGCTCATTTCATGGTTAAAGTGCTCTCTCCAAGAAATACTCCATTTCAATccaaaagttctaaattttttatcaaattcaaacctctaattaatttagaattaaaaGATTTTGGATCTATGATGAACAAACTTATTATTACGGTTAAAGCGGTCCCTATCAAGAGATTCTCCATTCATACCCAAATTAAAACGTCTAAGTAAGAATGCAAGGATCTCAAATTCGCAATGAGTAGAttcattttatatgaaataaaaccgattatttttattttaacacaAAAGTTCTTATTTGTATTAGGATAGGATGATAGCTAGTCTACTTTACATCTCTTAGAGTGTGGTCCTTAATCCTCACAACCTACATGAATGTAAGGTATTTTTTGCACCAAGCTACTATTACTTGTATACAGTGGCGAACCTTTTAGGATTTTAACTCATGTGTTCAAAGTATAAAGAAAAAGTACAGGTGGTAATGCAAGTGTGGGGTGAGCGTAGTAGTCCCTTGACATGCTCTTTGTACAAGAACCATAGATTTTTCATTGATTCATAAAAGTAAAGACTGAATTAATCAAAGAATCGAAGACAAAGATACATTCATAAGAATTTTGATGGATCGACtgtattacataaattaattccTAAAACATGTGGAAgttaaatgatgaaaaagagAGTGAGATGGGGGAAGAAAGatatttactaaaaaataattataattgatgacgtggccgaattataattggccaCGTGTCAAAAAAGGTTTTGCAAAATCaccgttaaaaaataatgacatgaatgagCCTTTTCTTTAACGATAACGGCATAAATGAGCTaaacttttaactgatgacataaatgagccttttctaaaaatttaatggCATATTTGAGCATTTTCCCtaatgaaaaagaagaacaCCTAAGACTAAAAGTTCCATTTTCCAAAGCAGAGGGGAAAAATGTTGCTCGTAGAATTCAAACTCGTGACCTAGGTATTTGTTTGAACCTCTTATCCATTGAGCCAAATTTGTCCTCTATTTTCAGGGtgtttaatttgttatatatacacataaaattagAATTTGACGTTATATATATAGTGTAACGTTTTTATGTGAACCCCCTTGGATCTACCTAGGTCCGCTCCAGCTCGTATAATACTTAAGTTTACTAtataaaactcaacataattattataatcattgTACTCCCTCCATTTTCTCTTGATAAAAGCATTTGTTTCATATTAGTTATCCACCTTACTAAATCAAGAAAGCATTACTTATTTATATTGTCTTGCaattaaatctttttaaaattgttcgcatttgtttgtaaaattcccaagaaattttttaaggaataaattattttgtgtgATATATAGATCATGAATTTCAGTCATTatgacatataaatataaaaatatgtttttgtctTAAGTTATGTGTCGAATCAAATATGTTCACGTAAAACGAAAGGAGAAAAGTAAAGTACTCTGTCCATCTTAGTTAGTTGTTTCGTTTTAGATTTTATGTCTCTTAAGAAACTAGTTAAGTTTATCATTATAtccttatttaatattttcttgaagctaagttttcaataaatgaatatgatttgattaattttgattatttaatttgacCAACAAACATGAATCAATTACTTAATTTTCCAATTCATATTTGCAAGATTAATAACTCTTGAaggtaaaataagaaaaacaatgtcatttatgtattaattttgtgaaataacaaatattaaaaaagtttatttttaataagaatgATATGTAAATAGAAACTTAGAAAACTATATTGTAATAATACTAGtattaaattcaatatttcCAACGTGTAGGGGCTGGGTTAGGTGCTTTGTCTTGGGTGGGGCAGAAACAGCACCCAAAGGcactttttagttttgtttttgaaaaatagtcattattttcaacttttaaatttgtagatattctaagttttatttataaattttaaaatgatttgaagtttttttttaaattacagaGCTCGTAAAGTAGAAGTTGTGACAAGTCTTGATTAATCTAAATTTACGTTTGAAGTTCACACTTTGAAAGATAACAGAAcgttttcttaaaaataatttcatctgAAAGACTGAAACCattagttaaaaataaataattatttatcacTTTACCACAAACGTTAACAAACACTTTGTACATTTATGATTGAATGCACACATTTGAACTTGAAGGTGAATTCAATTATTTCACAATGTGCATAAATGGACCTACAAATTAGGAAAAAAAGGTTTGTAGGACACACAATAATGTGAAAATGTCTCTAATAATAGTAGGGGCCTctctcaacaaaaaaaataaaaataaaaataagattaaaattaataaaataaacaccgtttttataaagagaaaaatgtacaaaaataaGGTGACAAAAGTCaaattattgaatataaaataattctacCTCTATAGGTTAAAAGCAAAGACAACATCATTGATATAGAGAgcctctcttttcttcttttcttgtctcatgatgaaaaaaaaatgttagtacttattatatttcaaaaatattttttttataaaaaaaataatctattttcgatatttattttgaagtcgattaattttatttgtatcagAAAGCCCACATTTGACTATGCGCTCTTTATagaaaaaactttatatttaaaattgaatctGAAATTCTgataaataatagtataaacATACTATTcatcttcctttctttctttttttcttcttcttttattataaatatttatatttgaattattcttggtgttaggatcgaatccgCACACACACTTAATGAATGAataacacaagaactttcaagagagaGATaggagatctagagagagaaagagaaaaatcaatatttcgtGATAACACCCAGTGAGTAAATTTCCACGGCGatggatatatatattagtaataattCAGACCATTTTACGTTACAGAGGTTGAACCGCGTgaacattaatatatgatagtacatcaaatattaatcaggctccacaacctaacacttgatgattaaaattaataatacatgcacataataatatttgtagtcaacaaatctatatatatatacacacatacattTTGCAGAAAAAATGCAGGAATCATTGAATTAGTAGCACTTTTTCATTTGCATTGACAATGATGATATctcttttatcattattaaatGACTTTAATCATTTATATCCCTTTTGTTACATATTCTTGAAATAGTCTCATAGGTATGGAGTCATTTTATATTACAAAGcatttaatatgataataagtaattttttcggtgtaaatttaaatttaattgaattgtgATACAAATGTCAAATAACAAGTGGAAaacaaacaaactaaaaaattttgtgatttattaattgattaaatacaatatatcctatatattttccttatataaatttaatattattctttttcctatttacttgtttattttgacaaatcaagaaaggataaatttttttcctattatatcctcatttaaacttcttgaaaatttctaagttttaattcatccctttttaaagtatatttaaTGAGGGTAAACTTGTAACTTCACtatgttaattattgttatcttaatatgtgtgtcTTTTTTAAAGTGAAcaactaaatagggacagagagagtatatgatttataaaaagtataaatatatatagtcaATAATAATGTGAGATTCGAACAccgagtaaaaaaaaaaactaatcacTCACTTTTTGAACGCCGGAACTTTTGATTAATTAGCCCCTCATGTTGGGTTAAAGATTAGCATTAATTAGGCACACTAATAAGTTTATCCAATTTTACAAGTTTCCTAAGCTACATACATTATTATATTAGTGTATAGAATAATTTCTTATAATTAAGttgatataatttaataatatactGATTAGAAGGTTATGAATTTGAATGGAACCCTAGAATTCAATGAATATGTCAATTATCTCCACattttatcatataaatatatatagtggacgataaaatttaacaatattttataattagatAAAGAGAAAATCGcgacataaataacataaatatatccCTTCTTTGTTGgattgtccaattttatgtaACTTTTTTCATGAGATAAACATCACATGATATGTTAGGTTATCTCAACGCTCCTAAAGTCCTAATCCATTTTATCCCCTCCAATCCACTTCTTGCTCTATCATTAGTATCTCTTtcatcattaattaaatatacttAATCGAATAtcacaaatattaaaatcataattcaatgagTAATTGTGAAATAAAAATGCCATTATCCCAATTAGTAAAGTTATtagttaaaactttttaaacttAACTATCAATGTGGGGGGTGGGCGTGGGGGTGGGGGGACAAGAAATTAACATTGATATGAAAACTCAATTTATTACCTAGATGCTACTACCAAAGACATGATTCCACTCTCATTTCTTCCCACTTATAGCATGTGTAGTAGTTATGGTGTAGAGTGGCTACTTTTGCTtctcttataattatatattcttaGTAATAATGATGGTGTTTGCGTTAATTTATACGTATTTTTATCGAAGCTTAGATAAATAGAAAGATGTTACGAAATGCATTATTTATCTTTCATTGGATTTGATTCCTAGCCTTcctatttttctattatattaatTGCTAGATCACATCCTTATAATATTGCAAAGAATACATGCATTAGAGACAGATAATTACTCCTATCgctaaacaataaaaatttgttaaaacTTTATTTAACTATAGATTAGTGATAGTACATTATCAAAAATTCATACTAGCCCTTCCTTTATAGTGCTAAGTGCTCTTTTACGAAAATTACTCAAAGATTCGTATCGTTAATTTTGATTTACACATTTATCTTATCACTAATCACAACTTATTCAgaattgaaatataataatcGTAATTGTTATtcacttttattatattttgcttatttcaTTGACGATTAGATCAGATTAATCTTAAATGATCTCTTCCCTATTTTTCTTCTAAGAGTATTCCTAATACCAAACTTCCCCTCCACCCCTAGCCCCtacacaacaaaaagacataaatattcaaaaaatttactCATAAAGCAAAATGGGATTTGACTATGGGATCAAATATTGATTGAGATTGAACTCTCTTTATTAGACACACATCATGACCCTTATATCATGCACTGTCTTACTATATTGCAAAAACTAGGGTCCCCACCccctaaaaaataaaacaaaaaaggtgAAGGgagaaaaataatctaaactttttttctcatatgttttatttggttttctactcttttcttcaatcaatattttgtttttgtcaACTTTTGTCATTGTGATAGAATGACATAGTTGAAAATTTtcccactttttctaagtgcATTTAGAATTTGTAAGGTGTagttttatttcttaataaagagaataataagtcaatactaacaaaaatatttaatatagtgTCACAAGGTGGAGTCAGAAGAAGATAaagtatatacatatttattcttaatttacGAAGATAGAGAGagtttttggtaaaaaattggctcaagtgaaacatataaaaagtataagaaaaaaatatttctaaataaagaGTAAACTTTAAAGCATAGTTTTACTTCTAAATAAAGAATAGATTTACTAGTAAAATGCTTCAATAAATGcacaaggaaaaggaaaaacaatTCTTAAAAAATACTCCCCCTGTTTAAAAAATGTGatacttttatcttttaaagattcaatttatataaattttggttaaattttaaatatatttttttaatcatattgatatgagAGATCGAATTGCAACatatagtattttttatataacttttgaatatttaaatttttaatttcgaAATATTGAGTTGACCATGTCGATTATATTAATTCTCGAGAAGCGAaaagtatcatataaattaaagaaaaaattattgaaatacacgtcttatgttttctttatttccaATATCctcttctatttttaaaatctcttatttctcttctaatgtatttaatgtatttaagttacatattaatatatgcAAGCCAGTATTTATTGtatccgagctacatattatgtattcggtttattttataatgcattcgagctagtttttaatgtacATGACctaatttttaatgtatcaaagctacatattatgtatttgatttaGTTATATTGTATCCGAGataatatttaatgtatcttgaaggtataaattttaaggaattattataatttagaaaaaataagaataaaatatatttattctttacgGTATGAATTTTACgtaaattaacaaagaaaatagtACATAAGTACGTGAAGAGCATACTTGAATTTTTGGGCTAAAGGCCCATTTAAGCACAATATAGATATGAGCCCAAATCAACAGTTTGGGCCAATACGTAATTGTCTGTCAGAAGGACTACAATCTTTAGGCCCATAAGAAATAAGATGTAAAAccattttttaagattttaaatcttaaattttgagATTGAGATGATCTGATAGCGTTATTAAAATACACgtcttatgtttattttataacatatttgagttattttttaatgtattcgagctacatattatgtatctgagctagtttttaatgtatctgaaAACATATTATGTATTCAGTTTGAGttactttttaatataattacaaGTTAAAGAGGAATagattgtaatttcatattatacaAAAGGTGCGCAAAACGTAAACTCATAGAAAAATAGTCACAACTTAATAGAACAAAAGATATCCTCCACCTTATCCCCATCTCCTCCTCCTTATTTACACAGAAGAAACGAcaaaataacataatacaaataatttaaacttttaaataagaTAATCATGATTCAAACGCTTAAAAAGTGTAGATACTGAAACATGATTAATGCTTTGACTTTTCAATAATTCTGGAAAAAAATGTGAGatgcaaataaataaataaatattattttgctagtcttttcattttttcatctgTACGTAACGTTGTACCACTACACTAAGCTCATCAAAACCcttaaaatcataaacattatTGTCATTGCCACTGACATTCTTAACCTCGTCAATATTGTTGCTCGTAGCTTGAATAATATTGTCATTGTCATCGACATTTTTAACCTCATCAATATTATCGTTCGTAGcttgaataatattatttttggcaCAGCCATTTTGTACATATTTTTGTACCAccacaccaagctcatcaaaacccttataatgatatatattattatcaatatgatTACTTGATGATGAAATTAAATTTGgagtattaattttttgaacaaattGATGATCATTATAAAACTCCAAACAATCGTTGGTACCTATAAAATTTTGTCCATGCTCCAAATTTTCTTCATGAATCCTCATGTTGATATTTTCAGGAATCGGATCGTcatgataaattatattttcataaccGTTGAAATACTTAACTTCGTCCATATTATAGCTCGTAGCTTGAATAACATTGTTATTGTAACTGACTTCATCAATATTGTAGCTCGGAGCTTGAATAATATTGTTAAAAATATCGTTATTGATATTTATAACCTCATTAATATTATCG
This genomic window contains:
- the LOC101245637 gene encoding leucine-rich repeat receptor-like tyrosine-protein kinase PXC3, with the protein product MAILSFLLTVFFLVGLSSRFQLGNSQLVFHDQQVVEAIGKELSVPGWGVMNTTDFCSWHGVICSSNSTMVERLDLSGFRLQGNVTLISELKGLKWLDLSNNNFQGSIPFAFGKLPELQYLDLSFNKFGNSIPSELGKLRSLKALNLSKNWLTGAIPDELEGLENLQDFQIFTNNLNGSIPMWIGNLTNLKVFAAYENEFSGDVPVNLGLYSDLSLLNLHSNQLEGTIPESICANGNLEFLVLTQNKLTGTIPYSIGDCKRLSSIRIGNNKLIGGIPKSIGNISSLTYFEADNNSLSGEIVTEFAKCLNLTLLNLASNEFNGTIPPEFGQLNSLQELIVSGNNLYGEIPTSVLKCKNLNKLDLSNNKFNGTLPADICNTSRLQYLLLGENSIRGEIPYEIGNCVKLLELEMGSNELTGSIPPEIGHMKNLQISLNLSHNRLHGKLPQDLGKLDKLVSLDVSDNQLSGNIPPALKGMQSLIEVDFSSNQFTGPIPTFAPFQKSPNSSFLGNKDLCGDPLSGGCGDLNGYDHSVYGHKVSYRIVLAVIGSGLAVFVCVTVVVLLFMMREKQEKAAKEAAGNTIDEISSKPVILAGNVFVDNLKQAIDFDAVVKAVMKDSNKICVGTFSTVYKADMPSGMILSVKKLKSMDQTIIHHQSKMIRELEKLSKLVHDNLARPIGFGIYEDVVLLLHEYYANGTLTQYLHNSSQKTDYKPDWPTRLAIATGVAEGLAFLHHVAIIHLDISSGNVLLDSNFKPLVSEVEISRLLDPSRGTASISAVAGSFGYIPPEYAYTMQVTAPGNVYSYGVVLLEILTTRLPVDEAFGEGIDLVKWVHGAPARGETPEQILDAKLSTISFSWRKEMLAALKVALLCTDMTPAKRPKMKKVVEMLQEITES
- the LOC112941256 gene encoding NAC domain-containing protein 1-like codes for the protein MEELYSIPLGYRFLPTDDELIEHYLMKKINGEKLPKINDFQEICINSSHPQEYCTTENKHKRGENWYFFTRREKKYKKGGRPNRQVGGKKGFWKATGNDVEIMKDGQIIGYRKTLDYQEEKGIRSKWKMHEFRIHKKGLSHELDKSVLCEIYINKRTNNNDEDIIQATSDNINEVININNDIFNNIIQAPSYNIDEVSYNNNVIQATSYNMDEVKYFNGYENIIYHDDPIPENINMRIHEENLEHGQNFIGTNDCLEFYNDHQFVQKINTPNLISSSSNHIDNNIYHYKGFDELGVVVQKYVQNGCAKNNIIQATNDNIDEVKNVDDNDNIIQATSNNIDEVKNVSGNDNNVYDFKGFDELSVVVQRYVQMKK